In the Tachyglossus aculeatus isolate mTacAcu1 chromosome 6, mTacAcu1.pri, whole genome shotgun sequence genome, AAGCCTGAAAATTCAGCCGTGGAAAATCTAGGACACAACTGTCAGCTCGGCCTCCAGCCAATAAAAATCACAATCCTAATCTTCTTGGCATTGGTTCggtgcttaactctgtgccaggcgctgtcctaagcgccggggttagctcaaaggtcatcgggttggaccctgtccccgtcccacgaggggctcccggtctccttccccagatgaggtcaccgagggcccagggaagcgaagggacttgtccaagcagcggacgagtggcagagccgggattagaacccgggttcttccgACTGCCAGACCCGGTTTCTTCCCACTGGGCTGggctgtttttaataataatattattaataataaaaataataatgatgatgacatttgttaagtgcttaccgtgtgccgagaaGCGTATCACGCGACGTGAATCtcagtttttacagatgacagaactaaggcgtagagaagtgaagtggcttgccgaaggtgacccagaagatcatcatcatcatcaatcgtatttattgagcgcttactgtgtgcagagcactgtactaagcgctcgggaagtacaaattggcaacatatagagacagtccctacccaacagtgggctcacagtctaaaagggggagacggagaacaaaaccaaacatactaacaaaataaaataaatagaatagatatgtacaaataaattaaataaataaataaatgagtaaaaaaatatgtacaaacatatatacatctatacaggtgctgtggggaagggagggaggtaagatggggggatggagagggggacgagggggagaggaaggaaggggctcagtctgggaaggcctcctggaggagaagtggtggagccaggattcgaatccgtctctctcctctccagccctgaccgtcCCCCGGTGACCCAGTgcagaccatcccacacccctgactgtcccctctccagccctgactctcctttctccatcccaaaccatttgggtttttttaatgttatctgttcagcgcttactatgtgccaggcactgtactaagcgctggggtattccaagctcatcaggttggacagagtccatgtcccacgtggggctcgcggtcttcatcctcatttaacagatgggggaaccgaggcccagacaagcgaagtaatactaataataatggtatttgttcattgattcattcaatcgtatttattgagtgcttactgtgtgcagagcactgtactaagcgcttgggaagtacaagtcggcaacatctagagacggtccctacccgacaacgggctcacggtctagaagggggagacggacgacgaaacaaaacatggggacgggtgtcaagtcgtcagaacggaTAGAATTTAAAGCTGGGTGCACGTCATTAAcgaaagcggcgtggctcagtggaaagagcccgggctttggagtcagaggtcatgggttcaaatcccggccccgccgcttgtcagctgcgtgacttcgggcgagtcacttaacttctctgtgcctcggttacctcgtctggaaaatggggattaagtctgccacgtgggacaacttgattaccttgtctccaccccagcgcttagaacagtgctttgcacatagtaagcgcttaataaacgccctcatcatcatcaaaataagtagaacagcgctcactacatgtcaggaactgtactgagcgccggggtaggtccaagctaatgaggttggacacagtccctgtcatcatcatcatcatcaatcgtatttattgagcgcttactatgtgcagagcactgtactaagcgcttgggaagtacaaattggcaacatatagagacggtccctacccaacagtggggggctcacagcctccatccccgtttgacagatgagggaacggaggcccggagaagggaagtgacccttCCGAGGTGACACGGCAGCGgtggagatgggatgagaacccaggtcccgctcGGCCACGCTGTCCGGGGGCGGTCCCCGGAGGGCTCCCGgtgtccccccccccggctccgtccaTCACAGCCCCcagcttctgtctcccaggtgcaGGTCTGGGACACAGCCGGCCAGGAGCGTTTCCGTCGGACCATGGTCGAGCACTACTACCGGAACGTCCACGCCGTGGTCTTCGTCTACGACGTCACCAAGATGGCATCCTTCGCCAACCTGGAGGCCTGGATTCAAGAGTGCGAGGGCCACGCCGTCCCCCCCCGGGTCCCCCGGGTCCTGGTGGGGAACAAGTGCGACCTGAGGAGTGAGATCCAGGTGCCGTCCAGCGCGGCCCTGAGGTTCGCCGACGCCCACAACATGCTCCTCTTCGAGACCTCGGCCAAGGATCCCAAGGAGAGCCAGAACGTGGAGTCCATTTTCATGTGCCTGGCCTGCCGGCTGAAGGCCCAGAAGTCTTTGATCTACCGGGATCTGGACGGGCCGGTGGGGAGGGGTCAGACCCTCCAGGTGACCGGCGTGACGAACACTAAGACCACCTGCCCCTGCTGAAGGCGGGAGTCCCGTCAGCGCTGGGGACACGGGCccgttgtctctctctctccccgctcctcacgctccccttcccctccctccctccccagggcctgTAACAAACTGAAATCTTGCTTGTTCTTTGGGTGTGGGTATTAAAGAAGTTTGTATAGACCCACCCTGGCTGGTAGTGTTACTTCCGGTGGCCGGGAGGGCCGGAGAATCCTTGTTTCTTCCTCGCGGGGGGCAGGGTCAGCATAGCCTGCCCACCGCCCGGTTTGGGGTCCGCGGGGGGTGTAGGCTACTGTTTgctcttccccatcgcccctcaaAGCAGGGGGgttagggaaggagggaagagccaGGACCTAAGAGTCTGTAATTTatcaatcatcataataataatggtgaaggGCTTATGGGGTGTATctgtcttattaataataataataattgttgagcgcttactatgtgccaggcaatttagttagggaaggagtctggcctagaggaaagagccaggacCTAAGAGTCTGTAatgtatctatcatcatcataataatggtaaaatGCTTACGAGGTGTATctgtcatttttaataataataataataataacaataattgttgagcgcttactagccaGGACCTAAGAGTCTGTAatttttctatcatcatcataataataatggtgaagtgcttacgaggtgcatctgtcttattaataataataataattgttgagcgcttactatgtgccaggcaatttaGTTAGGGAAGGAGTCTGGCCTAGAGGAAGAGCCAGGACCTAAgagtctgtaatttatctatcatcataataataatggtaaaatgCTTATGAGGTGTATCtgtcttattaataatgataataataataacaataattgttgagcgcttactagccaGGACCTAAGAGTCTGTAatttttctatcatcatcataataataatggtgaagtgcttacgaggtgcatctgtcttattaataataataataattgttgagcgcttactatgtgccaggcaatttagttagggaaggagtctggcctagaggaaagagccaggacctaagagtctgtaatttatctatcatcataataataatggtaaaatgCTTACAAGGTGTatctgtcattattaataataataataataataataacaataattgttgagcgcttactagccaGGACCTAAGAGTCTGTAatttttctatcatcatcataataataatggtgaagtgcttacgaggtgcatctgtcttattaataataataataattgttgagcgcttactatgtgccaggcaatttaGTTAGGGAAGGAGTCTGGCCTAGAGGAAGAGCCAGGACCTAAgggtctgtaatttatctatcataataataataatggtaaaatgCTTACGAGGTGTATctgtcttattattaataataataataataacaataattgttgagcgcttactagccaGGACCTAAGAGTCTGTAatttttctatcatcatcataataataatggtgaagtgcttacgaggtgcatctgtcttattaataataataataattgttgagcgcttactatgtgccaggcaatttaGTTAGGGAAAGagtctggcctagaggaaagagccaggacCTAAGAGTCTGTAatgtatctatcatcatcataataatggtaaaatGCTTATGAGGTGTATctgtcttattaataataataataataataacaataattgttgagcgcttactagccaGGACCTAAGAGTCTGTAatttttctatcatcatcataataataatggtgaagtgcttacgaggtgcatctgtcttattaataataataataattgttgagcgcttactatgtgccaggcaatttaGTTAGGGAAAGagtctggcctagaggaaagagccaggacCTAAGAGTCTGTAatgtatctatcatcatcataataatggtaaaatGCTTATGAGGTGTATctgtcttattaataataataataataataacaataattgttgagcgcttactagccaGGACCTAAGAGTCTGTAatttttctatcatcatcataataataatggtgaagtGCTTACGAGGTGTATctgtctcattaataat is a window encoding:
- the RAB33A gene encoding ras-related protein Rab-33A, which encodes MSRAGGRSEPEAGAQTRIFKIIVIGDSNVGKTCLAFRFCGGAFPDTTEATIGVDFREKTVDIDGETIKVQVWDTAGQERFRRTMVEHYYRNVHAVVFVYDVTKMASFANLEAWIQECEGHAVPPRVPRVLVGNKCDLRSEIQVPSSAALRFADAHNMLLFETSAKDPKESQNVESIFMCLACRLKAQKSLIYRDLDGPVGRGQTLQVTGVTNTKTTCPC